A single genomic interval of Candidatus Zixiibacteriota bacterium harbors:
- a CDS encoding zinc-binding dehydrogenase — protein sequence MKAVRIHEHGGVDKLRYEEAPLPAINAPNEVLVRLAAAALNHVDIWTRMGVTGIEVPMPHILGADGSGVVAEVGDRVRSVKPGDRVCLYSFTGCGGCEFCLTGRDFMCIRIRSLGSRLDGTYAEYVKTVEENCFSVPSYMSFHQAAAFPLVFITVWRMLVTNARLQPGETLLVIGIGGGIASAALQLAKKIGARVIVTSGSDAKLERARNLGADHVVHHRRTDFAEAARELTSGRGVDVVLDCVGGEVWTKSLASLARGGRLVTCGATAGAEPLDDLEAIAGKYLKIYGSTLGSREEFRRLLSFLEVARIEPIIDSVFPLSEAAAAQERMEQARQFGKIVLDIPR from the coding sequence TTGAAAGCAGTTCGCATCCACGAGCACGGCGGCGTCGACAAGCTCCGCTATGAAGAAGCTCCCCTGCCAGCCATCAACGCCCCGAACGAGGTCTTGGTGCGGCTCGCCGCCGCCGCTCTGAACCACGTCGATATCTGGACACGGATGGGGGTTACGGGAATCGAGGTTCCGATGCCGCATATCCTCGGCGCCGACGGGAGCGGGGTGGTCGCCGAGGTGGGCGACCGCGTGCGCAGCGTTAAGCCCGGAGACCGGGTCTGCCTCTACTCGTTCACCGGCTGCGGCGGCTGCGAGTTCTGTCTCACCGGGCGCGATTTCATGTGCATCCGCATCCGCAGCCTGGGCAGCCGGCTGGACGGCACCTATGCCGAGTACGTCAAGACCGTCGAAGAAAATTGCTTTTCCGTCCCATCTTACATGTCGTTTCACCAGGCCGCGGCTTTTCCCCTGGTGTTCATTACGGTGTGGCGCATGCTCGTGACCAACGCTCGACTGCAGCCGGGCGAAACCCTGCTGGTCATCGGGATCGGCGGCGGAATCGCTAGCGCCGCGCTCCAGCTCGCAAAGAAGATCGGCGCGCGAGTTATCGTGACTTCCGGAAGCGACGCGAAGCTCGAGCGGGCGCGCAATCTGGGAGCCGATCACGTCGTGCACCACCGCCGGACCGATTTCGCCGAGGCGGCGCGCGAGCTGACCAGTGGCCGGGGCGTCGATGTCGTTCTGGACTGCGTGGGAGGAGAGGTGTGGACGAAAAGCCTCGCCTCTCTGGCGCGCGGCGGGCGGCTGGTGACCTGCGGCGCCACCGCAGGCGCCGAGCCCTTGGACGACCTCGAGGCGATCGCCGGCAAGTATCTCAAGATCTACGGCTCGACGCTTGGCAGCCGCGAGGAGTTTCGCCGACTTCTGAGCTTTCTGGAGGTCGCTCGGATCGAACCGATCATCGACAGCGTCTTTCCGCTCTCGGAAGCGGCCGCCGCCCAGGAGCGCATGGAGCAGGCCCGGCAGTTCGGAAAGATCGTGCTCGATATCCCGCGTTGA
- a CDS encoding LLM class flavin-dependent oxidoreductase, translating to MSAESHAGVKFGVLLPTREVILSGKPDPASIYDLGDQAEALGFHSVWVGDSVTAKPRLDALSTLAAVGARTRRIRLGTAVLIAALRHPVLVAHTVASLDWLSRGRVDLGIGYSRPNDPAQEHEFEVLGLSATKRIKMSEELVRIVRRLWTENAVTHQGEFFRFERVTLEPKPVQKGGVPIWLASNNVEPGLKRVARMGDGWLNNITDPRTYAECLEKIRGYAAAEGRDPGRIEPGLYVTLAVGGKEAILQGQSFLSRYYNRPYEEVARAMVCLMGSWEEVLDRIEAYREAGARTFVLRFATSDQLGHLQACAEALKQRGYLSSS from the coding sequence ATGAGCGCCGAAAGCCACGCGGGCGTGAAGTTCGGCGTGCTGCTTCCGACGCGGGAGGTGATCCTGTCGGGGAAGCCGGACCCGGCGAGCATCTACGATCTGGGCGACCAGGCGGAAGCGTTGGGGTTTCATTCGGTTTGGGTGGGCGACAGCGTGACCGCGAAGCCGCGTCTCGACGCGCTCTCCACGCTCGCCGCGGTCGGGGCGCGGACCCGGCGCATCCGCCTCGGCACCGCGGTGCTGATCGCCGCCTTGCGCCACCCGGTCCTGGTGGCTCACACGGTGGCCAGCCTCGACTGGCTGAGCCGGGGCCGAGTCGACCTCGGCATCGGCTACAGCCGTCCCAACGATCCGGCCCAGGAGCACGAGTTCGAGGTCCTCGGCCTGTCCGCAACGAAGCGGATCAAGATGAGCGAGGAGCTGGTGCGCATCGTGCGCCGTTTGTGGACGGAAAACGCGGTAACGCACCAGGGCGAATTTTTCCGCTTCGAACGCGTGACGCTGGAGCCCAAGCCGGTCCAGAAGGGAGGGGTCCCGATCTGGCTGGCCTCGAACAACGTCGAGCCGGGGCTGAAGCGCGTGGCTCGCATGGGCGACGGCTGGCTCAACAACATCACGGACCCACGGACCTATGCGGAGTGCCTGGAGAAGATCCGGGGTTACGCGGCCGCCGAAGGGCGAGACCCGGGAAGGATCGAGCCGGGCCTTTACGTCACGCTCGCCGTCGGCGGAAAGGAAGCGATTCTCCAGGGTCAGAGTTTTCTTTCGCGGTACTACAACCGCCCGTACGAAGAGGTCGCCAGAGCGATGGTCTGCCTCATGGGAAGCTGGGAGGAAGTGCTCGATCGGATCGAAGCCTACCGCGAAGCGGGCGCGAGAACGTTCGTGCTGAGGTTCGCGACGAGCGATCAACTGGGCCATCTGCAGGCCTGCGCCGAGGCGCTGAAGCAGCGCGGATATCTGTCGAGCTCGTGA
- a CDS encoding MaoC/PaaZ C-terminal domain-containing protein, with the protein MKGMTFEQFKPKDRFITEGRTVTEHDVMQFVTLVGLNEPLFLDLEYIRNESLYGERIAPGSLTFGMAEGLTVQTGIIHGTGMAFVGLDRMRLFAPVKIGDTIRVEIEVLDVKPVPARGGGIVRYRQWVKNQRGETVMEYDVGRLIRGGASAEEGAK; encoded by the coding sequence ATGAAAGGGATGACTTTCGAGCAGTTCAAACCGAAGGACAGGTTCATTACCGAGGGCCGCACGGTCACGGAGCACGACGTCATGCAGTTCGTCACGCTCGTCGGGCTCAACGAGCCGTTGTTTCTGGATCTGGAATACATTCGCAACGAGAGCCTCTACGGCGAGCGCATCGCGCCCGGGAGCCTCACCTTCGGGATGGCCGAAGGGCTGACGGTGCAAACCGGAATCATCCATGGCACGGGCATGGCTTTCGTGGGGCTCGACCGGATGCGTCTTTTCGCCCCGGTGAAGATCGGTGACACGATCCGCGTGGAGATCGAGGTTCTCGACGTCAAGCCGGTTCCCGCCCGGGGCGGCGGCATCGTGCGCTACCGCCAGTGGGTGAAGAACCAGCGGGGGGAGACGGTCATGGAGTACGACGTCGGCCGGCTGATTCGAGGCGGAGCGAGCGCGGAAGAGGGTGCGAAATGA
- a CDS encoding CoA transferase, with amino-acid sequence MSGALDGVRVLDLSRVLAGPYCTMFLGDMGAEVVKVEQPGAGDDTRGWGPPFAGGESAYFLCVNRNKKSLTLDLKSAEGGELLRRLAERADVLIENFRPGTMDRLGLGEAELRRRNPRLIYASLSGFGADGPMRDWPGYDLIVQAWGGLMSITGAPDGEPLKVGVAIIDLVAGLMLGKAVVAALFAREKIGVGQKIETSLLEAEVASLINAGSNYLIGGQVPARWGNAHPNIVPYQSFRTADGYLVLGVASEAIWRRFCRALDRPDLADEPRFARNADRVANRQALIEILSEIFLTRTTDAWLELLAGAEVPSAAVQTIDQVFSAPQVLHRGMLVEIDHPTAGKVRMAGVPVKFSGTPASVRLPPPLLGQHTQEVLSGWLGMSAAEVAELRAKGVV; translated from the coding sequence ATGAGCGGCGCGCTCGACGGTGTGCGTGTGCTCGACCTCTCGCGCGTGCTGGCCGGCCCGTACTGCACGATGTTTCTCGGCGACATGGGCGCCGAGGTCGTCAAGGTGGAGCAGCCCGGCGCGGGCGACGACACGCGCGGCTGGGGTCCCCCGTTCGCCGGCGGCGAGAGCGCCTATTTTCTCTGCGTCAACCGCAACAAGAAAAGCCTCACGCTGGATCTCAAATCCGCCGAGGGAGGGGAGCTGTTGCGCCGGCTGGCGGAGCGCGCCGACGTTCTCATCGAGAACTTCCGCCCCGGAACCATGGATCGGCTTGGATTGGGCGAAGCGGAGCTGCGGCGCCGCAACCCGCGGCTGATCTACGCCTCCTTGTCCGGGTTCGGCGCCGACGGGCCGATGCGCGACTGGCCCGGCTACGACCTCATCGTGCAGGCGTGGGGCGGACTGATGAGCATTACAGGAGCCCCTGACGGAGAACCGCTCAAGGTCGGCGTCGCGATCATCGATCTGGTCGCCGGCTTGATGCTGGGGAAGGCGGTCGTGGCGGCGCTCTTCGCGCGCGAGAAGATCGGAGTCGGGCAGAAGATCGAGACCTCGCTTCTCGAAGCCGAGGTCGCCTCCTTGATCAACGCCGGGAGCAATTACCTGATCGGCGGCCAGGTTCCCGCGCGGTGGGGCAATGCGCATCCGAACATCGTGCCGTATCAGAGCTTTCGGACGGCGGACGGCTATCTCGTGCTCGGCGTTGCGAGCGAAGCGATCTGGCGGCGGTTCTGCCGGGCCCTCGACCGGCCCGACCTGGCCGACGAGCCCAGATTCGCCCGCAACGCCGACCGGGTCGCGAACCGGCAGGCCCTGATCGAGATCCTGTCGGAGATTTTTCTGACCCGGACCACCGACGCCTGGCTGGAGTTGCTGGCCGGGGCGGAAGTGCCGTCGGCCGCCGTCCAGACGATCGACCAGGTTTTCAGCGCGCCCCAGGTGCTGCACCGCGGCATGCTCGTGGAGATCGATCACCCGACCGCGGGAAAGGTGCGCATGGCCGGCGTTCCGGTGAAGTTCTCGGGTACGCCGGCGAGCGTGCGCTTGCCGCCGCCCCTGCTGGGGCAGCACACCCAGGAGGTGCTCTCCGGCTGGCTCGGGATGAGCGCCGCGGAAGTTGCGGAACTGAGGGCAAAGGGCGTCGTATGA
- a CDS encoding carboxymuconolactone decarboxylase family protein, translating to MAEQSREAFLKTSLGAANAAYDIIARLDPDYFEKLKGLYVDGTFGREGALPRRTKELIMVGICCALLRPRGIRLHAERALALGASPREILEAMEVAAIPGGMPGLWAGVEALQEILDAKKLEFK from the coding sequence ATGGCCGAGCAGTCCCGGGAAGCTTTTCTTAAGACCTCGCTGGGGGCGGCAAATGCCGCCTACGACATCATCGCCCGCTTGGATCCGGACTATTTCGAAAAGCTCAAAGGGCTCTACGTCGACGGCACCTTCGGCCGGGAAGGAGCGCTGCCGCGGCGCACCAAGGAGCTGATCATGGTCGGGATCTGCTGCGCGCTGCTGCGCCCGCGCGGGATTCGGCTGCACGCCGAGAGGGCACTGGCGCTCGGAGCCTCGCCGCGGGAAATCCTCGAGGCGATGGAGGTCGCCGCGATTCCAGGAGGCATGCCGGGACTCTGGGCGGGCGTCGAGGCGCTCCAGGAAATCCTCGACGCCAAGAAACTGGAGTTCAAATGA
- a CDS encoding thiamine pyrophosphate-binding protein, whose translation MGNAAAGKTAAQAYLEVAVDHGIEYVFGLPGTSGQEFIGTIAEQERVRFILALHETCVVSMADGYARVTGKPSLAQVSTLPGTANAVGALYDAYRDRSPVVVTSTHVDTRIAGRDSHTEGRDLVELTRQFTKWSHEVHRADRIPEMLNRAFKVAATPPTGPVYLSLPSNLLGETITTPNPPAARFRVVPRLAGDPEALAEAARLLCGARRPLIVAGSGVAKAGGIEELVRLAEAVGAPVVMEPRYSFLAFPTTHPHSFQIPERQPSFSLPLWGEPDLILAVGCRLIREYRYLEEPPIKPQTRCIHIEEDPWEIGKIFPVDLGIVADAKSALKSLLEALPRFSTDDAGRAERLELIRKAKEQVSAEQRARARQGWDAAPISAARLAHALDRLVEPDALIVNESPTSKDILTANFKFSPGRSYFSNSSGGYLGWGLGAGIGAKLAAPKRRVVACLGDGSCMFGIQGLWTLAKYRVPLLVVVFNNRAYMAVKNQFRGPEERVRAAAELGAELVGPEINFARLAETFGIFGQRVEEPDAVEPAVKRALEQPGPALIDVVVSQNTRKD comes from the coding sequence ATGGGTAACGCCGCAGCCGGGAAAACCGCGGCGCAAGCGTATCTGGAAGTCGCCGTGGACCACGGCATCGAGTACGTATTCGGGTTGCCGGGCACCAGCGGGCAGGAATTTATCGGAACGATCGCCGAGCAGGAGCGGGTGCGCTTCATCCTCGCGCTGCACGAGACTTGCGTCGTCTCGATGGCGGATGGATACGCGCGCGTGACCGGGAAGCCATCGCTGGCGCAGGTGAGCACGCTTCCGGGGACCGCCAACGCGGTCGGCGCCCTTTACGACGCCTACCGGGACCGGTCACCGGTCGTGGTGACCTCGACGCACGTCGATACGCGAATCGCCGGGCGCGACTCTCACACGGAGGGACGGGACCTGGTGGAGCTCACCAGACAGTTCACCAAGTGGAGCCATGAAGTCCATCGGGCGGACCGGATTCCCGAGATGCTGAATCGGGCGTTCAAAGTGGCCGCCACCCCGCCGACAGGGCCGGTTTATCTCTCGTTGCCGAGCAACCTGCTCGGCGAGACGATCACGACGCCCAATCCTCCGGCCGCGCGCTTTCGCGTGGTGCCGCGGCTCGCGGGCGATCCGGAAGCGCTCGCCGAGGCGGCACGGCTGCTCTGCGGCGCCCGCAGGCCGCTGATCGTGGCGGGGAGCGGCGTGGCCAAGGCGGGCGGGATCGAGGAGCTGGTCCGGCTCGCGGAGGCGGTGGGCGCTCCGGTGGTGATGGAGCCGCGCTACTCGTTTCTCGCGTTTCCGACGACGCATCCGCACAGTTTCCAGATTCCCGAGCGCCAGCCGAGCTTCAGCCTGCCGCTCTGGGGGGAGCCGGATCTGATCCTGGCCGTGGGGTGCCGGCTCATCCGCGAGTACCGCTATCTGGAGGAACCTCCGATCAAGCCGCAGACCCGCTGCATCCACATCGAGGAAGACCCGTGGGAAATCGGCAAGATCTTCCCGGTCGATCTCGGCATCGTGGCGGACGCGAAAAGCGCGTTGAAATCGCTGCTGGAAGCCCTGCCGCGCTTTTCCACGGACGACGCCGGCAGGGCCGAGCGCCTGGAATTGATCCGCAAGGCCAAGGAGCAGGTCAGCGCGGAGCAGCGAGCGCGCGCCCGGCAGGGATGGGACGCCGCGCCGATCAGCGCCGCGCGCCTGGCACACGCCCTCGACCGGCTTGTCGAGCCCGACGCGCTGATCGTCAATGAAAGTCCGACGAGCAAGGATATCCTCACGGCGAACTTTAAGTTTTCGCCTGGCCGCTCTTATTTTTCCAACTCTTCGGGCGGATACCTCGGCTGGGGGCTGGGCGCAGGGATCGGTGCCAAGCTGGCGGCGCCGAAGCGCCGCGTCGTCGCCTGCCTCGGCGACGGCAGCTGCATGTTCGGGATCCAGGGACTCTGGACGCTGGCCAAATACCGCGTGCCGCTTCTGGTGGTGGTTTTCAACAATCGGGCGTACATGGCGGTCAAGAACCAGTTCCGCGGGCCGGAGGAAAGGGTCCGCGCCGCGGCCGAGCTCGGAGCCGAGCTGGTCGGACCGGAAATCAACTTCGCGCGGCTGGCGGAAACCTTCGGCATCTTCGGTCAGCGAGTCGAGGAGCCGGACGCGGTGGAACCGGCCGTCAAACGCGCGCTGGAGCAGCCGGGGCCGGCGCTGATCGACGTGGTCGTGAGTCAGAATACCAGGAAAGACTGA